The following coding sequences are from one Natrarchaeobaculum sulfurireducens window:
- a CDS encoding 30S ribosomal protein S19, giving the protein MSQEYRTGREGDEFTYRGHTLEELQDLELEEVAELLPARKRRSIERGLTIEQQKLLEKARGKDEQETANSPIRTHLRDMPILPEFVGLTFAVYNGQSFERVRVEPEMIGHYLGEFQLTRNSVEHGQAGIGATRSSKFVPLK; this is encoded by the coding sequence ATGAGCCAGGAGTACCGAACCGGCCGTGAGGGTGACGAGTTTACCTACCGCGGCCACACGCTTGAGGAGCTGCAGGATCTGGAGCTCGAGGAAGTCGCGGAACTGCTACCCGCACGAAAGCGGCGAAGTATCGAACGCGGTCTCACCATCGAACAGCAAAAGCTGCTCGAGAAGGCCCGCGGCAAAGACGAACAGGAGACGGCAAACTCCCCGATCCGAACACACCTTCGGGACATGCCGATCCTGCCCGAGTTCGTCGGACTGACGTTCGCCGTCTACAACGGTCAGTCGTTCGAGCGCGTTCGCGTCGAACCCGAAATGATCGGCCACTACCTCGGTGAGTTCCAGCTGACGCGCAACTCCGTCGAACACGGACAGGCTGGTATCGGTGCGACCCGATCGTCCAAGTTCGTCCCACTGAAGTGA
- a CDS encoding 50S ribosomal protein L22, translated as MGINYSVDADPDTTAKAMLRERHMSHKHSKEIARELKGRTVADARTYLEAVLAGERSVPFKSHNTGAGHRSDIDGWDAGKYPEKASKAFLDLLENVESNAEHQGFDGETMQIVHIAAHKVGESVGRKPRAMGRATAWNTPEVDVEIVVEDVDDTRIEQTDDEDETEDEDDN; from the coding sequence ATGGGAATCAACTACTCGGTCGACGCGGACCCGGACACCACCGCGAAAGCGATGCTTCGGGAGCGTCACATGAGCCACAAGCACAGCAAAGAGATCGCTCGCGAGCTGAAAGGGCGAACGGTTGCCGACGCACGAACGTATCTCGAGGCCGTCCTCGCGGGCGAGCGCTCGGTACCGTTTAAGTCTCACAACACCGGTGCCGGACACCGCTCTGACATCGACGGCTGGGACGCGGGCAAGTACCCAGAGAAAGCCTCCAAAGCGTTTCTCGACCTGCTCGAGAACGTCGAGTCGAACGCCGAACACCAGGGCTTCGACGGTGAGACGATGCAGATCGTCCACATCGCAGCACACAAAGTCGGCGAGTCGGTCGGTCGCAAACCGCGAGCGATGGGCCGAGCGACGGCCTGGAACACGCCGGAAGTCGACGTCGAGATCGTCGTCGAGGACGTCGACGACACTCGCATCGAACAGACCGACGACGAAGACGAAACCGAAGACGAGGACGATAACTAA
- a CDS encoding 30S ribosomal protein S3, whose translation MADEHQFIENGLQRSQIDEFFEEELGRAGYGGMEVAKTPMGTQIVLKAEKPGMVIGKGGENIRKVTTALEEKFNLEDPQIDVQEVDEPDLNARIVADRLANALERGWYFRKAGHTTIDRIMESGALGAEIVLSGKVTGARSRVEKFNRGYIKHNGEPAEEIVDEGQGVAVMKLGTIGVTVKIIPPNAELPDDFQIHEDMDPEELVPDAVEANEAEGVEELLEGEPEEAEATEEGAEAAEDEAVEPEVDEEVVEEVLEEDLEDDEDVETPDESPIEEDLDELEADVEAEAEELVAEMEDDDSETADDEEGDA comes from the coding sequence ATGGCTGACGAACACCAATTCATCGAGAATGGCCTGCAGCGGTCCCAGATCGACGAGTTCTTCGAGGAAGAACTCGGCCGCGCTGGCTACGGTGGTATGGAGGTCGCCAAGACGCCGATGGGAACCCAGATCGTCCTCAAGGCCGAAAAGCCCGGGATGGTCATCGGTAAAGGCGGCGAGAACATTCGGAAGGTCACGACGGCCCTCGAGGAGAAGTTCAACCTCGAGGACCCACAGATCGACGTGCAGGAGGTCGACGAACCCGACCTGAACGCACGCATCGTCGCCGACCGCCTGGCAAACGCCCTAGAGCGCGGCTGGTACTTCCGGAAAGCCGGTCACACGACGATCGACCGGATCATGGAGTCCGGCGCCCTGGGCGCCGAAATCGTCCTGTCGGGGAAAGTCACGGGCGCGCGATCGCGCGTCGAGAAGTTCAACCGTGGCTACATCAAGCACAACGGCGAACCCGCAGAGGAGATCGTCGACGAAGGTCAGGGCGTTGCCGTGATGAAACTCGGCACGATCGGCGTGACGGTAAAGATCATCCCGCCGAACGCCGAGTTGCCCGACGACTTCCAGATCCACGAGGACATGGATCCCGAAGAGCTCGTCCCCGATGCCGTCGAGGCCAACGAAGCCGAGGGCGTCGAAGAGCTGCTCGAGGGCGAACCCGAAGAGGCCGAAGCCACCGAGGAAGGTGCCGAAGCCGCCGAAGACGAGGCCGTCGAGCCCGAAGTCGACGAGGAAGTCGTCGAGGAAGTTCTCGAGGAGGACCTCGAGGACGATGAGGACGTCGAGACGCCCGACGAGTCGCCGATCGAGGAAGACCTCGACGAACTCGAAGCGGACGTCGAAGCGGAAGCCGAAGAACTCGTTGCCGAAATGGAAGACGACGATTCCGAAACGGCCGACGACGAGGAGGGTGATGCCTGA
- the rpmC gene encoding 50S ribosomal protein L29, with the protein MAILHVDEIRDMTPAEREEELEELETELLNSKSVLAAGGAPENPGRIGELGRTIARIKTIQHEEGDFEDEE; encoded by the coding sequence ATGGCGATTCTCCACGTCGACGAGATCCGTGACATGACGCCCGCCGAACGGGAAGAAGAACTCGAGGAACTCGAGACTGAACTGCTGAACTCGAAGTCCGTCCTCGCAGCCGGTGGTGCCCCGGAGAATCCAGGTCGCATCGGCGAACTGGGTCGCACCATCGCGCGGATCAAGACGATCCAGCACGAGGAAGGCGACTTCGAGGACGAGGAGTAA
- a CDS encoding ribonuclease P protein component 1 → MPLTPETLPRHELNGLPVRVVDSDDESRVGLEGRVVVETTKTLSVEVRENGTSRVLTVPKSGSVFEFAITDDAADFEKESGTAFKLADSKPDSDANSRADSECAGENVAYVTVDGSRLLSQPARRTETNGDSPWQ, encoded by the coding sequence ATGCCGCTGACACCCGAGACGTTGCCACGACACGAACTCAACGGCCTCCCCGTCCGCGTCGTCGATAGCGACGACGAGTCACGGGTAGGTCTCGAGGGCCGCGTCGTCGTCGAGACGACGAAGACGCTCTCAGTAGAGGTTCGAGAGAACGGCACATCCCGGGTGCTCACGGTACCGAAATCGGGCTCAGTATTCGAGTTTGCGATCACAGATGACGCCGCCGACTTCGAGAAGGAGTCGGGGACTGCGTTCAAACTGGCCGACTCCAAACCCGACTCGGACGCGAATTCGCGTGCCGACTCGGAGTGTGCTGGCGAGAACGTAGCCTACGTTACGGTCGATGGGTCGCGATTGCTCTCACAACCTGCCCGACGCACGGAAACAAATGGTGACTCACCATGGCAATAG
- a CDS encoding 30S ribosomal protein S17, which translates to MAIGLDVNTPPEPENPEEYDYEKCPFYGDLPVRGQILEGLVVSTDMDKTVVVEREYDVAVPKYDRYMKRRSRIPAHVPGVLEPLSVGDTVKIAETRPLSKTKSHVVVEVTEEATAEDVAELTGQTEPDPQLSADDLGNEGDQ; encoded by the coding sequence ATGGCAATAGGACTAGACGTCAACACCCCTCCGGAACCAGAGAACCCGGAGGAATACGATTACGAGAAGTGTCCGTTCTACGGCGACCTTCCCGTTCGAGGGCAGATCCTCGAGGGACTCGTCGTCTCGACGGACATGGACAAGACCGTTGTCGTCGAGCGAGAGTACGACGTTGCCGTACCGAAATACGATCGGTACATGAAACGTCGTTCGCGCATCCCGGCTCACGTTCCGGGCGTGCTCGAGCCGCTCTCGGTCGGTGACACGGTCAAGATCGCAGAGACCCGACCACTGTCGAAGACGAAATCGCACGTGGTCGTCGAAGTAACCGAAGAAGCGACTGCAGAGGACGTCGCTGAACTGACCGGCCAGACCGAGCCGGACCCACAGCTGTCTGCCGACGACCTCGGCAACGAAGGTGATCAGTGA
- a CDS encoding 50S ribosomal protein L14 codes for MEAMKADVTQGLKKGSLVTCADNTGARELKVISVAGYHGTKNRQPSAGLGDKVTVSVTKGTPEMRRQVLEAVIVRQRKSIRRPDGTRLKFEDNAAVIIDENEEPRGTEIKGPIAREVAERFGAIASTATMIV; via the coding sequence ATGGAGGCAATGAAAGCCGACGTCACTCAGGGTCTGAAGAAGGGCTCGCTCGTCACGTGCGCCGACAACACCGGTGCACGTGAGTTGAAGGTCATCAGCGTCGCGGGCTACCACGGCACCAAAAACCGCCAGCCGAGCGCGGGTCTTGGTGACAAAGTGACCGTTTCGGTCACGAAAGGGACGCCCGAGATGCGCCGACAGGTCCTCGAAGCCGTCATCGTCCGCCAGCGCAAATCGATCCGCCGGCCGGACGGGACGCGACTGAAGTTCGAGGACAACGCGGCCGTCATCATCGACGAGAACGAAGAGCCCCGCGGAACGGAGATCAAGGGGCCGATCGCCCGCGAAGTTGCAGAGCGCTTCGGAGCAATCGCATCAACCGCGACGATGATCGTATAG
- the rplX gene encoding 50S ribosomal protein L24 has translation MSKQPHKQRNQTERAPLHQRGAQLHATLSDDLREEYGTRRTRVNAGDTVEVMRGDHAGEEGEVLRVRLDNGVVHVEDVTVETADGEEVPRPVDPSNVRITKLDLSDERRETRLEERGESE, from the coding sequence ATGAGCAAACAACCACACAAACAGCGAAACCAGACGGAGCGTGCACCGCTGCACCAGCGGGGAGCACAGCTTCACGCGACGCTGTCCGACGACCTCCGTGAGGAGTACGGCACCCGTCGCACCCGCGTCAACGCGGGCGACACCGTCGAGGTCATGCGCGGCGACCACGCTGGCGAAGAAGGCGAGGTTCTGCGCGTTCGCCTCGACAATGGCGTCGTCCACGTCGAAGACGTGACGGTCGAGACGGCCGACGGCGAGGAGGTCCCGCGACCGGTCGACCCGTCGAACGTCCGGATCACGAAACTCGACCTCTCGGACGAGCGTCGTGAGACGCGGCTCGAAGAACGAGGTGAGAGCGAATGA
- a CDS encoding 30S ribosomal protein S4e, with translation MTKHQKRLSVPKSWPVERKTDVFTVKAGAGPHGEDGVPLVVLLRDVLGYVDSKKEARYALSEDAILVNGQPINDERRPIGMFDILAFPGRGEYYRVFPDEGGRLSLTEIDEDAAGSRLGKIEGKQQVPGGDTQLTLHDGTNVVVDEESDYSGGDSVVVDNDDKSIVAHFPYEEGALVTAVSGNHGGKIGEIDTIEVTPGSGSNTVAVTTEDGEFETVEEYVVVIDENFTGDDESSENAGTEGDD, from the coding sequence ATGACGAAACACCAGAAACGACTCTCGGTACCGAAGTCCTGGCCGGTCGAGCGAAAGACCGACGTCTTCACGGTGAAAGCCGGAGCCGGTCCCCACGGTGAAGACGGTGTTCCGCTCGTCGTCTTGCTGCGAGACGTACTCGGCTACGTAGACTCGAAAAAAGAGGCACGGTACGCCCTGAGCGAGGATGCGATCCTCGTCAACGGCCAGCCGATCAACGACGAGCGCCGACCGATCGGGATGTTCGACATCCTAGCGTTCCCCGGCCGCGGTGAATACTATCGTGTGTTCCCCGACGAGGGGGGCCGGCTCTCGCTGACCGAAATCGACGAAGACGCTGCGGGTAGCCGCCTCGGCAAGATCGAGGGCAAACAGCAGGTTCCCGGCGGGGATACACAGCTCACGCTGCACGACGGCACGAACGTCGTCGTCGACGAAGAGAGCGATTACAGCGGGGGCGACTCGGTTGTCGTCGACAACGACGACAAGTCGATCGTCGCTCACTTCCCCTACGAGGAAGGTGCACTCGTCACTGCCGTTAGCGGTAACCACGGTGGCAAAATCGGCGAGATCGATACGATCGAAGTTACGCCCGGCAGCGGCTCGAACACCGTCGCCGTCACCACCGAGGACGGCGAGTTCGAGACCGTCGAGGAGTACGTCGTCGTCATCGACGAAAACTTCACGGGCGACGACGAGTCGTCGGAAAATGCGGGCACGGAGGGTGATGACTGA
- a CDS encoding 50S ribosomal protein L5 — protein MSEAESEGEFHEMREPRVEKVVVHMGVGQGGRELGHAEDIIEEITEQESVRTLAKRTEPDFGIRQGDPIGTKVTLRGDDATEFLETALPLAALSANQFDDTGNFSFGVEEHTEFPSQEYDPTVGIYGLDVTVNLVRPGYRVSKRDKATRPIPSKHRLTPEDAIAFLEATFDVTVEETDDE, from the coding sequence ATGTCGGAAGCCGAATCCGAAGGTGAGTTCCACGAGATGCGCGAACCGCGCGTCGAAAAGGTCGTTGTCCACATGGGCGTCGGTCAGGGCGGTCGCGAACTCGGCCACGCAGAAGACATCATCGAAGAGATCACCGAACAAGAGAGCGTCCGTACCCTGGCAAAGCGGACCGAACCCGACTTCGGCATCCGCCAAGGCGACCCGATCGGCACGAAGGTCACCCTCCGTGGCGACGACGCCACGGAGTTCCTCGAGACCGCACTGCCGCTTGCAGCGCTCTCGGCGAATCAGTTCGACGATACGGGCAACTTCAGCTTCGGCGTCGAGGAACACACCGAGTTCCCGAGCCAGGAGTATGACCCGACCGTCGGGATCTACGGGCTCGACGTCACCGTCAACCTGGTGCGTCCGGGCTACCGCGTCTCCAAACGCGACAAAGCCACCCGACCGATCCCCTCGAAACACCGACTGACCCCCGAGGACGCGATTGCGTTCCTCGAGGCGACGTTCGACGTCACCGTGGAGGAGACGGACGATGAGTGA
- a CDS encoding 30S ribosomal protein S14, whose product MSESENEQTGEHATKRTGQLEACQRCGRKQGLVGKYDINLCRQCFREIARDMGFKKYR is encoded by the coding sequence ATGAGTGAAAGTGAAAACGAACAGACGGGCGAGCACGCCACGAAGCGTACGGGTCAGCTAGAGGCCTGCCAGCGCTGTGGCCGTAAGCAGGGGCTCGTCGGCAAGTACGACATCAATCTCTGCCGACAGTGCTTCCGTGAGATTGCCCGCGACATGGGATTCAAGAAGTACCGATAA
- a CDS encoding 30S ribosomal protein S8, whose translation MTGNDPLSNALSGIDNAESVGKLSHEVTPASNEIGSVLEVFYDRGYIDGFEFVDDGKAGQFEVELKGAINECGPVKPRYSAGADDFEKWEKRFLPARDFGALVVTTSSGIMSHYEAREQGIGGQVIAYVY comes from the coding sequence ATGACTGGAAACGACCCACTCAGCAACGCGCTCTCGGGCATCGACAATGCCGAGAGCGTCGGTAAACTGAGCCACGAGGTAACGCCCGCCTCGAACGAGATCGGCAGCGTACTCGAGGTCTTCTACGACCGCGGGTACATCGACGGCTTCGAGTTCGTCGATGACGGCAAAGCCGGGCAGTTCGAGGTCGAACTGAAAGGAGCGATCAACGAGTGTGGGCCCGTCAAGCCCCGTTACAGCGCAGGCGCTGACGACTTCGAGAAGTGGGAGAAACGGTTCCTCCCCGCTCGAGACTTCGGTGCGCTCGTCGTCACGACGAGCAGTGGCATTATGAGCCACTACGAGGCGCGCGAACAGGGGATTGGCGGCCAGGTGATCGCATACGTCTACTAA
- a CDS encoding 50S ribosomal protein L6 yields MRVELEIPDNVTVETDHLDVTVDGPEGSVTRRLWYPDVNVDVENDLVVIESENEDAKTNATVGTFESHIENAFHGVLEGWEYKMEVFYSHFPMQVRVEGTDVVIENFLGEKAPRRTTIHGDTDVSVDDEVVVLSGPNKEDVGQTAADIEQLTKVSGKDTRVFQDGVYITEKPAKGGV; encoded by the coding sequence ATGCGAGTTGAACTGGAAATCCCCGACAACGTAACCGTCGAGACCGACCACCTCGACGTGACCGTCGACGGTCCGGAAGGCAGCGTCACCCGCCGCCTCTGGTACCCCGACGTGAACGTCGACGTTGAGAACGATCTCGTCGTGATCGAGAGCGAGAACGAGGACGCAAAGACCAACGCGACCGTCGGCACCTTCGAGAGCCACATCGAGAACGCCTTCCACGGCGTCCTCGAGGGATGGGAGTACAAGATGGAAGTCTTTTACTCTCACTTCCCAATGCAGGTTCGCGTCGAAGGTACCGACGTCGTCATCGAGAACTTCCTCGGTGAGAAAGCACCGCGACGCACGACGATTCACGGTGACACCGACGTTTCCGTCGACGACGAAGTCGTCGTCCTCTCCGGCCCGAACAAAGAGGACGTCGGCCAGACGGCGGCTGACATCGAGCAGCTAACGAAAGTTAGCGGCAAAGACACCCGCGTCTTCCAGGACGGGGTCTACATCACCGAGAAACCCGCCAAAGGAGGTGTCTAA
- a CDS encoding 50S ribosomal protein L32e yields MADDDPTTDEDAQDTSAEADDGPSELEDISGVGESKAEALREAGFESVQDVKEATQDELAETDGIGNALAARIKADVGDLEVTDETDAEIEDEEPEEAEPEADVETELQARGLTEKTPELSDDEERLLARRRTIGKPQFNRQDYHKKKRTPESWRRPRGQLSKQRRGIKGKGPKVQAGYRTPEAVRGKHPSGFEEVYVETPDDLEGVDGDYEAVRIASSVGARKRERIEELAEESEIRVLNPTYEEVEVESND; encoded by the coding sequence ATGGCAGACGACGACCCAACGACCGACGAAGACGCACAGGACACCTCGGCTGAGGCCGACGACGGCCCATCGGAACTCGAGGACATAAGCGGTGTCGGCGAGAGCAAAGCCGAGGCGCTTCGCGAGGCCGGCTTCGAGTCCGTCCAGGACGTCAAGGAAGCAACTCAGGACGAACTGGCCGAAACCGACGGCATCGGGAACGCACTCGCCGCTCGTATCAAAGCCGACGTTGGCGACCTCGAGGTCACCGACGAGACGGACGCCGAGATCGAAGACGAAGAACCCGAAGAAGCCGAGCCCGAAGCGGACGTCGAAACAGAGCTGCAGGCTCGCGGACTGACCGAAAAGACCCCCGAGCTGTCCGACGACGAGGAGCGACTGCTCGCTCGACGCCGGACGATCGGCAAGCCGCAGTTCAACCGACAGGACTACCACAAGAAAAAGCGGACGCCCGAATCCTGGCGTCGACCACGCGGTCAGCTATCGAAGCAGCGCCGCGGGATCAAGGGCAAGGGCCCGAAAGTCCAGGCTGGCTACCGCACGCCCGAAGCCGTCCGGGGCAAGCACCCAAGCGGCTTCGAGGAAGTGTACGTCGAGACGCCCGACGATCTCGAGGGCGTCGACGGCGACTACGAGGCGGTCCGAATCGCCTCGTCGGTCGGTGCGCGTAAACGCGAACGCATCGAGGAACTCGCCGAGGAAAGCGAGATCCGCGTGCTAAACCCGACCTACGAAGAAGTCGAGGTGGAATCCAATGACTGA
- a CDS encoding 50S ribosomal protein L19e, protein MTDLSAQKRLAADVLDVGQNRVWLDPAAQADIAEAITRDEIRELVDEGLIQADEPTGNSRGRARERNAKRAYGHRKGPGKRKGKKGARQNSKEEWQDKIRAQRRKLRELRDTGELTPAQYRELYKKAGGGEFRSVRYLLNYIDDNYGDR, encoded by the coding sequence ATGACTGATCTCTCCGCACAGAAGCGACTCGCCGCCGACGTGCTGGACGTCGGCCAGAACCGCGTCTGGCTCGACCCCGCCGCCCAGGCCGACATCGCCGAGGCGATCACGCGAGACGAGATCCGCGAACTCGTCGACGAAGGCCTCATCCAGGCCGACGAGCCAACGGGTAACTCCCGCGGCCGCGCTCGCGAGCGCAACGCCAAGCGCGCCTACGGCCACCGGAAAGGCCCGGGCAAGCGCAAAGGCAAGAAAGGCGCTCGCCAGAACTCGAAAGAGGAATGGCAGGACAAGATTCGTGCACAGCGACGGAAGCTCCGTGAACTCCGCGATACGGGCGAACTTACGCCCGCTCAATACCGCGAGCTCTACAAGAAAGCTGGTGGTGGCGAGTTCCGTAGCGTCCGGTACCTGTTGAACTACATCGACGACAACTACGGTGATCGATAA
- a CDS encoding 50S ribosomal protein L18, which produces MATGPRYKVPMRRRREVRTDYHQRLRLLKSGKPRLVARKSNKHITAQLIVPGPQGDETLASAHSSDLEEYGWDAPTSNISAAYLTGLLAGQRAVDAGLEEAVLDIGLNTATPGNKVFAVQEGAIDAGLEIPHNDSVLADWSRTRGEHIAEYAEQLDEPLYSGEFDATELPEHFDDVREAILE; this is translated from the coding sequence ATGGCGACAGGACCACGATACAAGGTGCCGATGCGACGTCGCCGTGAGGTCCGAACGGACTACCACCAGAGGTTGCGCCTGCTGAAATCGGGCAAGCCCCGCCTCGTTGCTCGCAAGAGTAACAAGCATATTACGGCGCAGCTGATCGTTCCTGGACCTCAGGGCGACGAGACGCTCGCGAGCGCACACTCGAGCGATCTCGAGGAGTACGGCTGGGACGCACCCACGAGCAACATTTCGGCGGCGTATCTGACCGGCCTGCTGGCCGGACAGCGTGCCGTCGACGCCGGACTCGAGGAAGCGGTGCTCGATATCGGCCTCAACACGGCGACGCCTGGCAACAAGGTGTTCGCCGTTCAGGAGGGCGCGATCGACGCCGGTCTCGAGATCCCGCACAACGACAGCGTACTCGCAGACTGGTCGCGCACGCGCGGCGAGCACATCGCCGAGTACGCCGAACAGCTCGACGAACCGCTGTACAGCGGCGAGTTCGACGCAACGGAACTCCCTGAACACTTCGACGACGTACGAGAGGCGATTCTCGAATGA
- a CDS encoding 30S ribosomal protein S5, with the protein MSNYNDSGWEPVTRLGRKVQEGEIDSMEVALNSGLPLKEPEIVDQLLPGLDDEVLDINMVQRMTDSGRRVKFRCVVVVGNRDGYVGYAEGRDDQVGSAIQKAIGIAKLNMIKVPRGSGSWEDRSDRPHSLARRTTGKAGSVEVEVIPAPEGLGLAASDTVRAVLELAGLENAWTKSHGNTRTTVNLAKATFNALENASQSRLPQSQRSDRDTAEVSE; encoded by the coding sequence ATGAGCAACTACAACGACAGCGGATGGGAACCCGTCACCCGTCTCGGCCGGAAGGTCCAGGAGGGCGAAATCGATTCGATGGAGGTTGCCCTCAACTCGGGACTCCCGCTGAAGGAACCCGAAATCGTCGACCAGCTCCTGCCGGGGCTCGACGACGAAGTGCTGGACATCAACATGGTCCAGCGTATGACCGACTCCGGACGACGCGTCAAGTTCCGATGTGTCGTCGTCGTGGGCAACCGCGACGGCTACGTCGGCTACGCGGAAGGCCGTGACGATCAGGTCGGCTCTGCCATCCAGAAGGCCATCGGTATCGCGAAGCTGAATATGATCAAGGTCCCCCGCGGCTCCGGGTCGTGGGAAGACCGCTCGGACCGACCACACTCGCTGGCCCGTCGGACCACCGGCAAGGCCGGCTCCGTCGAGGTCGAAGTCATCCCGGCTCCCGAAGGCCTGGGACTGGCCGCCAGCGACACCGTACGCGCGGTGCTCGAACTGGCCGGTCTCGAGAACGCCTGGACGAAGAGCCACGGCAACACGCGAACGACAGTCAACCTCGCGAAAGCGACGTTCAACGCACTCGAGAACGCCTCGCAGTCGCGACTTCCTCAGTCACAGCGCAGTGACCGGGATACAGCCGAGGTGAGTGAGTGA
- a CDS encoding 50S ribosomal protein L30: MKAVVQVRGEVNRQQDVQDTLEMLNIHSVNHCALVPETDTYVGMVNKVNDYVAYGEPNAEVLETVLAKRAEPLEGRQADVDEEWLAENTEYDDFGALAEALLDEETTLREQGLSPTLRLHPPRGGHAGIKKPTVEGGQLGKHTTDEINDLLESMR, from the coding sequence ATGAAGGCCGTCGTGCAGGTTCGCGGTGAAGTAAACCGCCAACAGGACGTCCAGGACACGCTCGAGATGCTCAACATCCACAGCGTCAATCACTGTGCGCTGGTCCCCGAGACCGACACCTACGTCGGGATGGTCAACAAGGTCAACGACTACGTTGCCTACGGGGAACCGAACGCTGAGGTGCTCGAGACGGTGCTCGCAAAGCGTGCCGAACCGCTCGAGGGTCGCCAGGCAGACGTCGACGAAGAGTGGCTCGCCGAGAACACCGAGTACGACGATTTCGGCGCACTCGCGGAGGCGCTGCTCGATGAAGAGACGACGCTTCGCGAGCAGGGACTATCGCCGACGCTCCGTCTCCACCCGCCGCGTGGCGGCCACGCCGGCATCAAGAAGCCGACGGTCGAAGGCGGACAACTCGGAAAGCATACAACGGACGAGATTAACGACCTGTTAGAATCGATGCGATAA
- a CDS encoding uL15m family ribosomal protein, with translation MTSKKRRQRGSRTHGGGTHKNRRGAGHRGGRGRAGRSKHEFHNYEPKQKHGFKRPQDARPTVEEIDVKTLDEDAILYVADDLAEETDDGYAIDARDVVEDGHEVDVVKVLGSGQVRNALTVTADEFSETAREKLEDAGGDAVLSERAQEAAFEAEDDESEQTED, from the coding sequence ATGACGAGTAAAAAACGACGTCAGCGCGGTTCGCGGACGCACGGCGGTGGCACGCACAAGAATCGACGAGGTGCGGGCCATCGTGGTGGGCGCGGTCGCGCAGGACGCAGCAAACACGAGTTCCACAACTACGAACCGAAGCAGAAACACGGCTTCAAACGGCCCCAGGACGCTCGTCCAACCGTCGAAGAGATCGACGTCAAGACACTCGACGAGGACGCGATCCTCTACGTCGCAGACGACCTCGCCGAAGAAACTGACGACGGCTACGCAATCGACGCTCGAGACGTCGTCGAGGACGGCCACGAAGTCGATGTCGTCAAAGTACTCGGTTCCGGGCAAGTCCGAAACGCCCTCACCGTGACCGCCGACGAGTTCTCCGAGACGGCTCGCGAGAAACTCGAGGATGCAGGTGGAGACGCAGTGCTGTCGGAGCGAGCCCAGGAAGCGGCGTTCGAAGCCGAGGACGACGAATCCGAACAGACTGAGGACTAA